The Streptomyces sp. NBC_00440 genome contains a region encoding:
- a CDS encoding C40 family peptidase, with protein sequence MNRRRCVAAAITLVCAVTVLTAPTAAYADPRPSHSGSPDSGSGGSGSGGGSDSSSSGPSSSGSPSSGTDRLEAVRQKIDDLYRQAGSATDAYNLAKEQSKKQSSEIVKLAQSIVKGQSKITALKKQAGAEARAQYRDSGLPPAAQLMLSGDPDSFLDGADRLRSGQQAQKNLLAEMDQTQKDLTAYTQDASDQWQKLESNRKKQAKKKKDIQQKIEAAKKLESSLAKKERERLKKLEEDQEFKAQTAWLSSGILKEINNKASAEGKKAVKFATDQIGKPYVWGAAGPKSFDCSGLTSQAWLAAGDPIPRTSQEQWKQLPHVQVKDMRPGDLIIYFSDATHVGMYIGDGAMVNAPRPGRNVTIGGAGSMPILGVVRPDK encoded by the coding sequence GTGAACCGACGCCGCTGTGTCGCCGCCGCGATCACGCTGGTCTGCGCGGTGACCGTACTGACCGCGCCGACTGCCGCGTACGCCGATCCCAGGCCATCGCACTCCGGGTCTCCGGACTCCGGATCCGGCGGGTCCGGTTCCGGCGGCGGCTCCGACTCTTCGAGCTCCGGTCCTTCGAGCTCCGGTTCTCCGAGTTCCGGCACCGACCGTCTCGAAGCCGTCCGTCAGAAGATCGACGACCTCTACCGCCAGGCCGGGTCCGCCACGGACGCGTACAACCTGGCCAAGGAGCAGTCCAAGAAGCAGTCGTCCGAGATCGTGAAACTGGCCCAGAGCATCGTGAAGGGCCAGTCGAAGATCACCGCGCTGAAGAAGCAGGCGGGCGCCGAGGCCCGTGCCCAGTACCGGGACAGCGGCCTGCCGCCCGCGGCGCAGCTGATGCTCAGCGGCGACCCGGACAGCTTCCTCGACGGCGCCGACCGACTGCGCTCGGGGCAGCAGGCGCAGAAGAACCTGCTGGCCGAAATGGACCAGACCCAGAAGGACTTGACGGCGTACACCCAGGACGCCAGCGACCAGTGGCAGAAGCTGGAGTCCAACCGCAAGAAGCAGGCCAAGAAGAAGAAGGACATCCAGCAGAAGATCGAGGCGGCCAAGAAGCTCGAATCGAGCCTGGCCAAGAAGGAACGCGAACGGCTCAAGAAGCTTGAGGAGGACCAGGAGTTCAAGGCCCAGACGGCCTGGCTCAGCTCGGGCATCCTGAAGGAGATCAACAACAAGGCGAGCGCCGAGGGCAAGAAGGCCGTCAAGTTCGCCACGGACCAGATCGGCAAGCCGTACGTGTGGGGCGCGGCGGGGCCGAAATCGTTCGACTGCTCCGGGCTGACCTCCCAGGCGTGGTTGGCGGCCGGGGACCCGATCCCGCGCACCTCGCAGGAGCAGTGGAAGCAGCTGCCGCACGTCCAGGTGAAGGACATGCGCCCCGGGGACCTCATCATCTACTTCTCGGACGCGACCCATGTCGGGATGTACATCGGGGACGGGGCGATGGTGAACGCGCCGAGGCCCGGCAGGAACGTCACGATCGGCGGTGCGGGCTCGATGCCGATCCTCGGCGTGGTCCGGCCCGACAAGTAA
- a CDS encoding alpha/beta fold hydrolase — MSQQATDVTHRLVSTPAGRIHVVEQGAGPLVLLVHGFPESWYSWRHQLPALAAAGYRVAAIDVRGYGRSSKPGDPGAYRMLELVEDNAAVVHALGEQSAVVVGHDWGSPIAANSALVRPDVFRAVGMLSVPYAPRGGPRPSEVFGRLGGDDEFYVSYFQEPGRAEAEIETDVRGWLAGLYAALSPDTAPGPDAPDPHFVSKGGRMRDRFPTGRLPGWLGESDLDVYAGEFERTGMSGALNRYRNMDRDWEDLADFDGAPITQPSLFIGGGQDASTMWMADAIKAYSTTLPGLVSSRILDDCGHWIQQERPDEINRLLTDWLASLPA, encoded by the coding sequence ATGTCGCAGCAGGCCACGGACGTCACGCACCGGCTGGTCTCCACGCCCGCAGGCCGGATCCACGTGGTGGAGCAGGGCGCAGGGCCGCTGGTGTTGCTCGTGCACGGTTTCCCGGAATCCTGGTACTCCTGGCGCCACCAGCTGCCGGCCCTGGCCGCGGCCGGGTACCGCGTGGCCGCGATCGATGTCCGCGGCTACGGCCGTTCCTCCAAGCCCGGCGACCCCGGGGCGTACCGGATGCTGGAGCTGGTGGAGGACAACGCCGCCGTGGTGCACGCCCTGGGCGAGCAGTCCGCGGTGGTCGTCGGCCACGACTGGGGGTCGCCCATCGCCGCCAACTCCGCCCTGGTCAGGCCGGATGTCTTCCGCGCGGTGGGGATGCTCAGTGTTCCCTACGCGCCGCGCGGCGGGCCCCGGCCCAGTGAGGTCTTCGGGCGGTTGGGTGGGGACGACGAGTTCTACGTCTCCTACTTCCAGGAGCCCGGCCGGGCCGAGGCCGAGATCGAGACCGACGTGCGCGGCTGGCTCGCGGGCCTCTACGCCGCGCTGTCCCCCGACACCGCGCCCGGGCCCGACGCGCCCGACCCGCACTTCGTCAGCAAGGGCGGCAGGATGCGCGACCGCTTCCCCACCGGTCGGCTGCCCGGCTGGCTCGGCGAGAGCGACCTGGACGTCTACGCCGGGGAGTTCGAGCGGACCGGCATGAGCGGGGCGCTCAACCGCTACCGGAACATGGACCGGGACTGGGAGGACCTCGCCGACTTCGACGGCGCCCCCATCACCCAGCCGTCCCTGTTCATCGGTGGCGGCCAGGACGCCTCCACCATGTGGATGGCCGATGCGATCAAGGCGTACTCCACCACCCTGCCCGGCCTGGTCTCCTCCCGGATCCTCGACGACTGCGGCCACTGGATCCAGCAGGAGCGCCCCGACGAGATCAACCGGCTCCTGACCGACTGGCTCGCCTCGCTGCCCGCCTGA
- a CDS encoding helix-turn-helix domain-containing protein has protein sequence MASLNVGNLGEYLREQRRTAQLSLRQLADAAGVSNPYLSQIERGLRKPSADILQQLAKALRISAETLYVQAGILDERERDELETRAVILADPSISERQKQVLLQIYESFRKENGLEPDAPRTADAGRADGSDAAQPPQRAAHAEHEVQQHEVHEEVREVREVRDDHEQN, from the coding sequence ATGGCATCACTCAACGTCGGCAATCTCGGTGAGTACCTGCGCGAGCAGCGGCGCACCGCGCAGCTCTCCCTGCGCCAGCTTGCTGACGCGGCCGGGGTGTCGAATCCGTATCTGAGTCAGATCGAGCGCGGCCTGCGCAAGCCCAGCGCGGACATTCTCCAGCAGCTGGCGAAGGCGCTGCGGATCTCCGCGGAGACCCTGTACGTCCAGGCCGGGATCCTTGATGAGCGGGAGCGGGACGAGCTGGAGACGCGCGCCGTCATTCTGGCCGACCCCTCCATATCCGAGCGCCAGAAGCAGGTGCTGCTCCAGATCTACGAGTCCTTCCGCAAGGAGAACGGGCTCGAACCGGATGCGCCCCGCACGGCGGACGCCGGCCGGGCGGACGGCAGTGATGCCGCGCAGCCGCCACAGCGCGCAGCGCACGCAGAACACGAAGTGCAGCAACACGAAGTGCATGAAGAAGTACGTGAAGTACGCGAAGTACGCGACGACCACGAACAGAACTGA
- a CDS encoding DUF2516 family protein, with translation MLMQGFAGLMSLLSLALILFSGFALVDAVIRREDAYRAASKQTKPFWLIILAIAFVVNWLFPILSFLPVIGLVATIVYMVDVRPAVRQISGGGRGRRSGGSSSDGPYGPYNGGR, from the coding sequence GTGTTGATGCAGGGTTTCGCAGGGTTGATGTCGCTGTTGAGTCTGGCGCTGATCCTCTTCAGCGGCTTCGCGCTGGTGGACGCGGTGATCCGCCGGGAGGATGCGTACCGCGCTGCGAGCAAGCAGACGAAGCCGTTCTGGCTGATCATCCTGGCCATCGCGTTCGTGGTGAACTGGCTGTTCCCGATCCTGTCGTTCCTGCCCGTCATCGGGCTGGTCGCGACGATCGTCTACATGGTGGACGTGCGTCCCGCGGTCCGGCAGATCTCGGGCGGTGGCCGGGGCCGCAGAAGCGGCGGCTCCAGCAGCGATGGACCGTACGGGCCGTACAACGGCGGGCGGTAG
- a CDS encoding NUDIX hydrolase, whose protein sequence is MPLLPGLSASTPVGSAKVCVVDEPDELVERVDDQDRVLGMVVSRRQATQEGWLHRVAVTVCRDERGRILVHRRSERLSRFPGLYEVEVGGAVDVGESYEQAAARELAEELGLRVLPRLLFTFLNRSGVSPHWLGVHEAVVPDTVAADPDEVAWHGWLTEPELRSALLEWRFTPDSHEAFSRYLAFRTAQP, encoded by the coding sequence ATGCCACTCCTTCCCGGGCTGAGCGCGAGCACGCCAGTGGGCTCTGCCAAGGTGTGCGTCGTGGACGAACCGGACGAACTGGTGGAGCGTGTCGACGATCAAGATCGTGTGCTGGGGATGGTGGTCAGCCGCCGGCAGGCCACCCAGGAGGGCTGGCTGCACCGGGTCGCCGTGACGGTGTGCCGTGATGAGCGCGGGCGGATCCTCGTTCACCGGCGGTCGGAGCGGCTGTCGCGCTTCCCCGGGCTCTACGAGGTCGAGGTCGGTGGCGCCGTGGATGTCGGTGAGTCCTATGAACAGGCCGCCGCGCGGGAGCTGGCCGAAGAGCTGGGCCTTCGTGTGCTGCCGCGCTTGCTGTTCACGTTCCTCAACCGCAGCGGTGTGAGCCCTCACTGGCTCGGCGTGCACGAAGCCGTGGTGCCGGACACCGTGGCCGCCGATCCTGATGAGGTCGCCTGGCATGGCTGGCTGACCGAGCCGGAGCTGCGGTCGGCCCTGCTGGAGTGGCGCTTCACCCCCGACAGCCACGAAGCCTTCAGCCGGTATCTCGCGTTCCGGACCGCGCAGCCCTGA
- a CDS encoding PP2C family protein-serine/threonine phosphatase has protein sequence MENGQTVLPHQTRGPDSTGSTDLTLLVIENDPAGTFTVPELLDASGTRVRVRTARNLTEAERLLTDDVHCILLDLALPGADADDELSVLRHVLKLAPGHAVLALATSGHVESAADAVRVGAQDYLLREELDGRLLNRAVRYAVERKRADIAHYKLAESRLRAQENARLERGLLPTPLLEGSDLRFAARYRPGRSRALLGGDFYDVVRTPDGTVHAMIGDVCGHGPDEAALGVELRIAWRALTFAGLCGDQLLSTLQQVLEHERESEELFATLCTVDIAPDGRRAGLCLAGHPAPLVSRDGGTAQLLPHEDGGPALGLLPQARWPRRQVELGGAWNLLMYTDGLIEGRVGQGTQRLGQEGMVEMIDRQLTAGLSGESLLEAAVAEVRDLNGGELTDDVAVLLLERRRGASR, from the coding sequence ATGGAGAACGGTCAGACCGTTCTGCCCCACCAGACCAGGGGACCGGACTCCACCGGCAGCACCGACCTGACGCTGCTGGTGATCGAGAACGATCCAGCGGGCACTTTCACGGTCCCGGAACTGCTCGACGCCTCCGGGACGCGGGTACGCGTCCGTACCGCGCGGAACCTCACCGAGGCCGAGCGGCTGCTCACGGACGACGTGCACTGCATCCTGCTCGACCTGGCACTGCCTGGAGCGGACGCGGACGACGAGCTGTCCGTACTCCGCCATGTCCTGAAGCTCGCGCCGGGCCATGCCGTGCTGGCGCTGGCCACGTCGGGCCATGTGGAGAGCGCGGCGGACGCGGTACGGGTCGGGGCGCAGGACTACCTGCTCCGCGAGGAGCTGGACGGCAGGCTGCTGAACCGTGCCGTCCGGTACGCGGTGGAGCGCAAGCGCGCCGACATCGCGCACTACAAGCTGGCCGAGTCCCGGCTGCGCGCCCAGGAGAACGCCCGCCTGGAGCGCGGCCTGCTCCCGACGCCGCTCCTGGAGGGCTCGGATCTGCGCTTCGCCGCGCGATACCGGCCGGGCCGCTCGCGCGCGCTGCTCGGGGGCGACTTCTACGACGTGGTGCGGACGCCCGACGGGACCGTTCACGCGATGATCGGCGACGTCTGCGGGCACGGCCCCGACGAGGCAGCGCTGGGGGTGGAACTGCGCATCGCCTGGCGGGCGTTGACGTTCGCCGGACTGTGCGGGGACCAGCTGCTCTCCACGCTCCAGCAGGTGCTGGAGCACGAGCGGGAGAGCGAGGAGCTGTTCGCCACGCTCTGCACGGTCGACATCGCCCCGGACGGCCGCCGCGCCGGACTCTGCCTGGCGGGCCATCCCGCCCCGCTGGTCTCCCGCGACGGCGGGACCGCGCAGCTCCTCCCGCACGAGGACGGCGGCCCGGCGCTCGGTCTGCTCCCGCAGGCCCGCTGGCCCCGGCGCCAGGTCGAACTCGGCGGCGCCTGGAATCTGTTGATGTACACGGACGGCCTGATCGAGGGCCGGGTCGGCCAGGGGACGCAGCGGCTCGGCCAGGAGGGCATGGTCGAGATGATCGACCGGCAGCTGACGGCGGGGCTGAGCGGCGAAAGTCTGCTGGAGGCGGCGGTGGCAGAGGTCCGCGACCTGAACGGCGGCGAGCTGACCGACGACGTGGCGGTGCTGCTGCTGGAGCGCCGACGGGGTGCGAGCCGGTAG
- a CDS encoding class I SAM-dependent DNA methyltransferase — MNADRWLADTRTSYDTVAVSYADRIRGALAGAPYLRAALALFADLVHAAGGGPVADVGCGPGHVTAHLHELGVDAFGIDLSSVMIDVARRDHSRLRFEVGSMTDLDLSDASVVGLLAFWSLIHVPDEAVPTVFGHFRRVLRPGGPLLLGFHVGDGSRLKTQGYGGHPMNVHVHRRRPDQVAAWLRDAGFTVEAHMLIEPDESVPGAVLFARRQSTAEPDRTS; from the coding sequence ATGAACGCGGACCGCTGGTTGGCAGACACCCGGACCTCCTACGACACGGTCGCGGTCAGCTACGCCGACCGAATACGCGGGGCTCTGGCCGGGGCGCCGTATCTTCGGGCGGCCCTGGCGCTGTTCGCCGACCTGGTGCACGCGGCCGGGGGTGGGCCGGTGGCGGACGTGGGCTGCGGACCTGGACACGTCACCGCTCACCTGCACGAGCTGGGTGTGGACGCTTTCGGCATCGACCTTTCATCCGTGATGATCGACGTGGCCCGGCGTGACCACTCCCGCCTGCGGTTCGAGGTGGGCTCGATGACCGACCTCGACCTCTCCGATGCTTCAGTCGTCGGCCTGCTCGCATTCTGGTCGTTGATTCACGTCCCCGACGAAGCAGTGCCCACGGTCTTCGGCCATTTCCGGCGCGTGTTGCGTCCCGGCGGACCACTGCTGCTCGGGTTTCACGTCGGGGACGGGTCGAGGCTGAAGACGCAGGGCTACGGCGGCCACCCGATGAACGTCCACGTTCACCGCCGCAGGCCTGACCAAGTGGCGGCCTGGCTACGCGATGCCGGGTTCACCGTCGAGGCCCACATGCTGATCGAGCCCGACGAGAGCGTTCCAGGTGCGGTCCTCTTCGCACGCCGTCAGTCCACAGCCGAGCCGGACCGGACCAGTTGA